The Caldanaerovirga acetigignens genome segment AGCTGGAGCTTAAGAAAAAGGGAAATGGGGAGCTTTTAAAGGTGGTTGAGGACATATCCAACATGGTGGACATCCACTACGTCCGCCAAAAGGAGCCGAAGGGCCTCGGACATGCCATCTACTGCGCCAGGACCTTCGTCGGCAGCGAGCCCTTTGCCGTGATGCTAGGGGATGACGTGATGTGCTCCGAAAAGCCGGTGCTGAAGCAGATGATGGAAATATACGAGAGGTACAACTGCACCATACTGGGGGTTCAGCAGGTGAGAGAGGACGATGTGAGCAAGTACGGCATAGTGGACGGTGCCTTTATCGAAGATAGAATATACAAGGTGAATGACCTGGTGGAAAAGCCGAAAAAAGAAAAGGCTCCGTCGCGTATGGCAATTCTGGGAAGGTACATAATAACCCCGCGGATTTTCGAAATTTTGGAATACACAAAGCCGGGGGCCGGAGGCGAGATCCAGCTCACCGATGCGTTAAAGGAACTTTTGAGCTACGAGGTCATATACGCCTACGAATTCGAAGGAAAGAGGTACGATGTAGGGGACAAATTAGGCTACCTCATAGCTACCGTTGAGTTTGCCATGAAAAGGGACGACCTGAAGGAAGACTTCAAAAACTACCTCATCGACCTTGTCAAAGAAGACCTTCCCGGCTACCGCGAAGCCGCGACCGTAGATGGCAGGAGTTAAATTTTTATGAAAAGAGGGTAGTTACCGTGCAGGAGTTTGGAAAAGATTTTGATGTAAGGGTTTATAAAATTGATGAAACGGAAAAGGAGTGGATTATAAATTTCATAACCGAAGAATTGAAAAAGATAGAAGGAATAAGATTTGCGATTCTTCACGGCTCGTTTTTGTCAGATCTTCCTTTTCACGACATAGATGTGGCGGTATTTTACGATGATAATTTATCCGAACATAAACAAGGCGAATTGGATATTAAATTGAGCGTAGAACTCACAAACAAATTATCCATGCCCATCGACCTTCATGGGTTGAATAGAAGTTCAATTACCTTTTGCTACGAGGTCGTTAAGGGAAGGTTGCTTTTTGCTAGGGACATTGAAGAATTCTGGGAATTCAGAGAAGATGTTGCTATGAAATATATGGATTTTAAAGTATTCATAGAAGAGGGTTTAAAGGATTTATTAGAAATTTATTAGAAGAAGGGAAATATTTATGGAAAAAGAATTAAACCTTTCAAAAATAGCAAAAAAAATTGCTTAAGGAATATGCAAAAAGACAAGATGAGGTCTTTCTAAATAATAAGGAAGCAGTAATGGCTTCCAGATATTATTTTATTGTAATGATCGAAGCAGCTACAAATATAGCAAATCATATTTGTGCAAGATTGTTAAATAAAGTTCCTTCAACATATTCAGAAACTTTTTTACTCTTGGGCGAAAGTGGGTTAATAAAAAAGGAGTTAGCTATCAATTTGGCTCAAATGGCAAAATTCAGAAATCTACTGGTTCATAGTTATGGGGTAATAGATGATAGGCGAATGCTTAAAATTATGAGAGAAGATTTAGTGGATGTCGAGAACTTTCTAAGAAGTCTCGGGGAATTGATAAAATTGTGAAAGGCCGCTTTTATGCGGCCTTTCCTCATTCCTTCAGGATGTTTGCAATCATCGAGGCTGTGAGGTTTTGAAACTCCGGCGTCTTCATAAGCCCCAGGACCATAGGAAGCCAGGCAGAGCTTAATACGGCTGTGCTTCCTATGCCGTCCTTTTTGCCTGCACTTCTCAAAATTTCCCTGGCCTTTTCCACCACCTGAGCCATGCTCTCCACCGCCGACTTTGTGACCTCCAGCGAGCCAGAGACGTTTTCAAGGGCAAGGGATATCCTGCCGCTTGCCACTGCCTCTCTCAAAGCCTTCTTAAACATCGGCGGAAATTTCTCCATGGTAATTTCGGCATCTTTCTCCTTTGAACTTTTTCTTTCCCCGTCGAATTCCCTTACCTCTTCGTTTTTTCCCATTTCTTCCATCGGCCTTCATCCCTCCTTTATTGCCTTCTTCATCTTTATGATATGCTAATTCACCTGCGGTTGCCCCATTGAATAATGTAGTAATAGACCTTACGAAAGGGGGACTTTAAGTGATTCCGGCGCTTTTTTTATACTGCTCTTTTCTTGTCGTGGCGTTAAAAGCTTTAAGCGAAAAAGGCAAAAAAAAGCGATACAAGATAGTCGGCTTTAAACAGGGTGTGGGAATACTGCAGTCCCGGAATATTCTCGAAACTTACGGAATAAAGATTAAAAAGGAACTGCCGCTTGTAGATGCCTGCCTCTGTGAGGTGGAGCCGCATAATGCCAAAGTCCAGCAGCTTTCCGAAGACCCCTTCATCGAATACATCGAAGACGACTACGAAGCCGCCATTCAGGTTATGCCTTACGCCGTAAGCGTAAAGCCCAAAGGCCAGGAAATACCCTGGGGGGTCAAAAAAATCTCGGCCCTGCCGGTGTGGAAAGTATCAAAAGGGGATAAAGTCCGCGTAGGTGTGGTTGATACCGGCGTAGACCTTGACCACCCCGACTTGAAGGAAAATGTTAAAGAAGCTTGTGGCTTTTTGGACTGCAAAAACGTCATCGACGACAACGGCCACGGCACCCACGTGGCCGGGACCATTGCAGCACTGGACAACGACATAGGGGTGGTAGGAGTAGCGCCTAAAGTTGAAATATATTCGGCAAAAGCCTTCGACAAAAACGGGAAAAGCACCGTCTCCGGCATCGTGGAAGCCTTGAACTGGTGCCTTAAAAAAGAAGTCCAGGTGGTCAACATGAGCTTCGGCATCAAAAACAACAGCATAACCCTGCGGAGGGCGGTTAAGGCCCTGCACAAAAGCGGTGTCGTGCTGGTCGCGGCAGCGGGCAATGCAGGAGGAGAAAATTCGCTGCTTTATCCTGCCAAATACCCGGAGGTAATCGCCGTCGCTGCCTGCAGCCAGGACGGAAGGCCGGCAAACTTTACGAGCACAGGCCCGGAGGTAGATGTGACCGCACCCGGGGTCGACATCCTGTCCACCTACAAGGGTGGCCATTACAAGCTGATGAGCGGCACTTCCATGGCTGCGCCTCACGTGTCGGGGGCAGCGGCACTGCTTCTTTCGATTTACAAAATTACTTGCGAACAGGTAAAAGAAATTCTAAAGGACTCTGCCGAGGACCTGGGCCTTCCGAAAGAAAAGCAGGGGGCGGGCCTTATAGATGTCGAAAAGGCGGTAATGAGCATAAATAAATTCAGGAGGGGGAAAGATGAAGGAATTTGAGGAAATCAGGAAGGAAATAGAAAAATCCGGGAAGACTCCGGAAGAAATCGCGCGGATCTTTTCGTCCTTTGGCCTTACGCCTGAAAACCCCGAACTTGCAAGAAAGCTCTTAGAAGAAGCGGACCTTGAAGATTTAACTCCGGAAAAAATATCCGAGAAGCTAAAAAAAATCTCCGACAGCATCCCGCCGGAGCTAAAAAAACAAATGGCAGACCTTATTATGGAACTTTCGAATTACATCCCGGCAGGCCCCATGCCGGAGGATGTGAAAAAATTCATAGAAAGCTGGAAAAAAGCAGCCGAATAAGTTGGATTTTGCCCTGCAGGTGCGGGGCTTTTTATTTGCTTCCGGAAAAATTTTTCCAGCAAGGAGGAAAATTGTATATTTGTGTAGAATGAAGAATAATTATCGAGAGTAATTTGCGTACAAGCAATAAAGGGCCAAAAGCCCTTCAAACATAAGATCTGGTAGTAATTTCTACAGTCTGGGCGGTGAATGCAGTTGGGACGCAAAAAAAGACTGAAGGAAGAGCGGAAAATAGTATCGACAGAAAAAGCCGTTTTCCGGGATAAAACGCTAAGTGACTGGAACATCCTGTCTTACATAATATATGCAGGGTTCCTAATACTTCTCTTTTATCCCCCTTATTTCAGGGGATTGTTTTTCGAAAGAGAACTTCTACCTACCCATATATACAGCGGTATTCTCTTTTTGCTTTGGATAGTGTATAAAAGCACAAACCTAAAAGAAAACGAATTCTTCAGGTCGCCCGTGGATTACGCCGCTTTAGCCCTAGTGGGGGCGTATTTCATCTCATTATTTGTTTCAGTAAACCTTCGCTATGCTGTTGGCGAGCTATTGAAATATATAAACTACTTTATCGTCTACTACCTAGTTTCGGACATAGTCAGGAGCGAAAGGGATAAAAGGATCATCCTCTGGACTATGGTGCTTTCCGCTGCAGGTGTCGCCTTCGCAGGCATTGGTTCGGCGGCAGGCACTGTAAACTACCCCGGAGCCTTCGTTGGTGGCAGGATAAATTCAACTCTGCAGTATCCTAATACCCTCGCCGCATACCTCACTGCTGCACTAATGCTGGGGTTGGGACTCCAGGTTACTTCTGAAAAGCTGTGGCAAAAAACTGTCCTTGCGGCGGTAAACTACACCCTTTTTCTGGCATTTATCTTTGCGCTTTCCAGGGCCGCCTGGCTGATGTTCCCGGTGTTTTATCTTATTCTGATTGTTGGCATACCCGGATCGTATAAAATGAAAGTCATTGGGTATTCACTGCAAACCTTCGCTGCAGGAATTTTCGCATCTCCGGGTTTTGATTCGGGGATAACCGGAGGGGAAACTGGCAAAGTCTGGCTCTGGTACCTGGCGGGATTCATCGTCGCCATAGTAGTATTTTATATTTTCGAAAAGCTTAGCGAGCGAGTTACCGTTAAAGTAAGACCTTTTACATTGCTTTCTATTTTCGTAATTCTTACGATAATAGCGGGTACCGCTGCGTATATAGCTCTTACAACAGAAAAACCCCTTACCCTGGCCCATGGTCCTGACGAGCCTGAAAGTTGGAAAGCCTCATGGTATACCGTGGGTAACGTAAAGCCAGATACCGAATACGTCCTAAAAGTCA includes the following:
- a CDS encoding nucleotidyltransferase domain-containing protein translates to MQEFGKDFDVRVYKIDETEKEWIINFITEELKKIEGIRFAILHGSFLSDLPFHDIDVAVFYDDNLSEHKQGELDIKLSVELTNKLSMPIDLHGLNRSSITFCYEVVKGRLLFARDIEEFWEFREDVAMKYMDFKVFIEEGLKDLLEIY
- the hepT gene encoding type VII toxin-antitoxin system HepT family RNase toxin yields the protein MLKEYAKRQDEVFLNNKEAVMASRYYFIVMIEAATNIANHICARLLNKVPSTYSETFLLLGESGLIKKELAINLAQMAKFRNLLVHSYGVIDDRRMLKIMREDLVDVENFLRSLGELIKL
- the galU gene encoding UTP--glucose-1-phosphate uridylyltransferase GalU yields the protein MKIKKAVIPAAGLGTRFLPATKAQPKEMLPIVDKPTIQYIVEEAVASGIEEILIITGRNKRAIEDHFDKSVELELELKKKGNGELLKVVEDISNMVDIHYVRQKEPKGLGHAIYCARTFVGSEPFAVMLGDDVMCSEKPVLKQMMEIYERYNCTILGVQQVREDDVSKYGIVDGAFIEDRIYKVNDLVEKPKKEKAPSRMAILGRYIITPRIFEILEYTKPGAGGEIQLTDALKELLSYEVIYAYEFEGKRYDVGDKLGYLIATVEFAMKRDDLKEDFKNYLIDLVKEDLPGYREAATVDGRS
- a CDS encoding S8 family peptidase, with translation MIPALFLYCSFLVVALKALSEKGKKKRYKIVGFKQGVGILQSRNILETYGIKIKKELPLVDACLCEVEPHNAKVQQLSEDPFIEYIEDDYEAAIQVMPYAVSVKPKGQEIPWGVKKISALPVWKVSKGDKVRVGVVDTGVDLDHPDLKENVKEACGFLDCKNVIDDNGHGTHVAGTIAALDNDIGVVGVAPKVEIYSAKAFDKNGKSTVSGIVEALNWCLKKEVQVVNMSFGIKNNSITLRRAVKALHKSGVVLVAAAGNAGGENSLLYPAKYPEVIAVAACSQDGRPANFTSTGPEVDVTAPGVDILSTYKGGHYKLMSGTSMAAPHVSGAAALLLSIYKITCEQVKEILKDSAEDLGLPKEKQGAGLIDVEKAVMSINKFRRGKDEGI